Proteins co-encoded in one Eschrichtius robustus isolate mEscRob2 chromosome 8, mEscRob2.pri, whole genome shotgun sequence genomic window:
- the MRPS33 gene encoding small ribosomal subunit protein mS33: MSSLSEYALRMSRLSARLFGEVARPTDSKSVKVVKLFSEQPLAKRKETYDWYPNHNTYFALMGILRFLGLYRDEHQDFKDEQLRLKKLRGKGKPRKGEGKRAAKRK; this comes from the exons ATGTCTTCACTTTCAGAATATGCCTTGCGCATGAGTCGTCTGAGCGCCCGGCTGTTTGGTGAAGTTGCCAGGCCCACTGATTCCAAATCCGTGAAGGTGGTGAAGCTGTTCAGTGAGCAGCCTTTGGCCAAGAGGAAGGAGACTTATGACTGGTATCCTAATCACAACACTTATTTTGCACTCATGGGGATACTACGTTTTCTTGGACTCTACAg aGATGAGCATCAGGACTTTAAGGATGAGCAACTGCGTCTGAAGAAGCTTCGTGGAAAGGGGAAACcaaggaaaggagaagggaaaagagcagCAAAAAGGAAATAG